In the Wyeomyia smithii strain HCP4-BCI-WySm-NY-G18 chromosome 2, ASM2978416v1, whole genome shotgun sequence genome, one interval contains:
- the LOC129722160 gene encoding tyrosine-protein phosphatase non-receptor type 61F isoform X3, producing MDRADRKYILCQGPLPLTVGHFWLMVWEYNSRAILMLNKLIEKKQIKCHLYWPEKMGEEHKLELPEVQLAVEYLKCVEYKNFCKRTFRLTDLESSKTREVVQFHYTTWPDFGIPSSPVAFLQFLKEVRDSGTLDKDVGPPIIHCSAGIGRSGTFCLVDCCLVLIDKEGENKVSVQDVLLELRQFRMGLIQTVDQLYFSYQAIIEGMKRMNNSSLEDFEELSVVVASSQPTSDQDTENDDTPPPLPPPRSHSLTITQKPLPLIPNSESVHEDFITCQERDMVNNLMNLEKSKQYEISKNRPLPPLPKESPLDKVHEAKSSDDSGASGSSSEPDELIDEIDSEEETDEENNSDNIESSVLDETTITSSSTMTTTTTSATATGASSNTSTLESNRGEVGKSFDATATLPPVPNGLDGNSAGEEGVSSPERELSPNAELRRRKRLERQTAMEEKIREIKRKQKEVESKASPKKRRSLILTIAAGVCIGVLCVYLYTRNL from the exons ATGGATCGTGCTGATCGGAAGTATATCCTCTGCCAAGGACCACTTCCGCTAACCGTGGGCCACTTTTGGCTAATGGTGTGGGAGTATAACTCACGAGCGATCCTGATGCTGAACAAGCTGATCGAGAAAAAACAGATCAAATGTCATCTCTACTGGCCGGAAAAGATGGGTGAAGAGCACAAACTGGAACTGCCGGAAGTGCAGCTGGCCGTCGAGTACTTGAAATGTGTTGAGTACAAGAATTTTTGCAAACGTACTTTCCG GCTAACAGACTTGGAATCGAGTAAAACTCGTGAAGTGGTACAATTTCATTATACAACATGGCCTGATTTTGGCATTCCTAGTTCACCAGTTGCATTTTTACAATTTCTAAAAGAGGTTCGTGATTCAGGAACACTCGATAAAGATGTTGGTCCTCCAATAATTCACTGCAGTGCGGGTATCGGCCGGTCCGGTACGTTCTGTCTGGTGGACTGTTGTCTGGTGTTG ATCGATAAAGAAGGCGAAAATAAAGTTTCAGTTCAGGATGTGCTGTTGGAGCTGCGACAATTTCGTATGGGACTGATTCAAACTGTGGATCAACTATATTTTTCATATCAAGCTATTATTGAAGGCATGAAACGAATGAATAATTCT TCCTTAGAAGACTTCGAAGAGCTGTCTGTGGTGGTGGCTAGTAGCCAACCGACATCAGATCAGGATACAGAAAACGACGATACTCCACCGCCTCTACCACCGCCTCGATCACACTCGCTCACAATCACCCAAAAGCCGCTGCCATTGATCCCGAACAGCGAGAGCGTACACGAAGATTTTATCACCTGTCAAGAGCGAGATATGGTAAATAATCTAATGAACTTGGAAAAAAGCAAGCAATACGAGATTAGTAAAAACCGACCTCTGCCGCCGTTACCGAAGGAGAGTCCCTTGGACAAAGTACATGAAGCGAAGAGTTCCGATGATAGCGGTGCCTCCGGCAGCAGCAGCGAGCCGGATGAACTTATCGACGAAATCGATAGCGAGGAAGAAACCGACGAAGAGAACAATAGTGATAACATTGAAAGTTCGGTGTTGGACGAAACCACGATAACTAGCTCTTCGACGATGACAACAACGACGACAAGCGCGACGGCCACTGGCGCGAGTAGTAACACATCCACACTAGAGTCGAATCGAGGAGAAGTCGGAAAGTCCTTTGACGCGACCGCAACATTACCACCAGTGCCGAACGGTCTGGATGGTAACAGTGCAGGCGAAGAGGGTGTTTCTAGCCCGGAAAGGGAACT GTCACCAAATGCGGAATTGCGTCGCCGGAAGCGCCTCGAGCGTCAAACAGCCATGGAGGAGAAGATTCGCGAAATCAAACGAAAACAGAAAGAGGTGGAGAGTAAGGCGTCCCCGAAAAAACGCAGGTCATTAATCCTTACCATCGCGGCCGGTGTCTGTATCGGTGTGCTTTGTGTGTATCTGTACACTCGAAATTTGTAA